From Solidesulfovibrio carbinoliphilus subsp. oakridgensis, the proteins below share one genomic window:
- a CDS encoding YitT family protein, giving the protein MLAKHRSILWNLGLLTFGASVFSVGIQEIVVGKGLMAGGISGVALLLYYLTGLFGPGVLYFLLNVPLMLLGWHSLSRRFFLYTLFGMGAISATMQLLPARALIADPLLAAIFGGAVMGAGSGIMLRSLGSAGGTDILAIWLNQKYNLRIGQFNFFFNLAVFAAGLAFYEPTLVLYSIILSYTNSKVMDYFLSLFNQRKMVFIISDKADAIARDIIHNLRRGATFLHGAGAYTGKSKRVILTITNTVQIKRLEELVFSHDPNAFFVVENTFNVLGEGFSRRKVY; this is encoded by the coding sequence ATGTTGGCAAAACACCGCTCCATCCTCTGGAACCTGGGCCTCTTGACCTTCGGCGCGTCCGTTTTCAGCGTCGGCATCCAGGAGATCGTCGTCGGCAAGGGCCTCATGGCCGGCGGCATCTCCGGCGTGGCCCTGCTCCTCTACTATCTGACCGGCCTGTTCGGCCCGGGGGTCCTCTATTTCCTCCTGAACGTGCCGCTGATGCTTCTTGGCTGGCACAGCCTGTCGCGGCGCTTTTTCCTCTACACCCTCTTCGGCATGGGCGCGATCAGCGCCACCATGCAGCTCCTGCCGGCCCGGGCCCTCATCGCGGACCCGCTCCTGGCCGCCATCTTCGGCGGCGCGGTCATGGGCGCGGGATCGGGCATCATGCTGCGGTCCCTGGGCTCGGCCGGCGGCACCGACATCCTGGCCATCTGGCTCAACCAGAAATACAACCTGCGCATCGGGCAATTCAATTTCTTCTTCAATCTGGCCGTATTCGCCGCCGGACTGGCCTTTTACGAACCGACGCTCGTACTCTACTCCATCATCCTGTCCTACACCAACTCCAAGGTCATGGACTATTTCCTGTCGCTTTTCAACCAGCGCAAGATGGTGTTCATCATCTCCGACAAGGCCGACGCCATCGCCCGGGACATCATCCACAACCTGCGGCGCGGGGCCACGTTTCTTCACGGCGCCGGGGCCTATACCGGAAAATCCAAACGGGTCATCCTGACCATCACCAACACCGTGCAGATCAAACGCCTGGAAGAACTGGTCTTCTCCCACGATCCAAACGCCTTTTTCGTGGTGGAGAACACGTTTAACGTCCTTGGCGAGGGCTTTTCCAGACGCAAGGTGTATTGA
- a CDS encoding LysR family transcriptional regulator, with the protein MELRDCVCFAAVAEELHFGRAAARLHMAQPPLSQRIRALEEELGARLFVRTSRKVALTPAGEAFWREAAALLEQAAKAGETARRVAAGLAGRLTVGFVNPAMDAFLSDALARLRRSAPAVELRLVEMTTRDQEQALAGGRLDVGFVRFAGQDIPGATVAVVSREPYLLALPAGHRLARLKRVPLAALDATPLVMPPRAQLPALRAAMEAALATAGVRLATAQEAASKFTTLSLVAAGLGPAFLPASVRVWKRAGVVYRDIDGDLPLVELAAIRPEGRENAAVDRLLATIPKPA; encoded by the coding sequence ATGGAACTGCGGGATTGCGTCTGTTTTGCGGCCGTGGCCGAGGAGCTGCATTTCGGCCGGGCGGCGGCGCGGCTGCACATGGCCCAGCCGCCGCTCAGCCAGCGCATCCGGGCTCTGGAAGAGGAGCTTGGGGCCAGGCTTTTTGTCCGCACCAGCCGGAAGGTGGCCCTGACGCCGGCCGGCGAGGCCTTCTGGCGCGAGGCGGCGGCGCTTCTGGAACAGGCGGCCAAGGCCGGGGAAACGGCCCGGCGGGTGGCGGCGGGGCTGGCCGGCCGGCTGACGGTGGGGTTCGTCAATCCGGCCATGGACGCCTTCCTGTCGGACGCTCTGGCGCGGTTGCGGCGGAGCGCGCCGGCGGTGGAGTTGCGGCTTGTCGAGATGACCACCCGGGACCAGGAACAGGCCCTGGCCGGCGGGCGGCTGGATGTGGGCTTCGTGCGGTTCGCCGGCCAGGACATTCCCGGCGCGACGGTGGCGGTCGTCTCCCGGGAACCCTACCTCCTGGCCCTGCCGGCCGGACACCGTCTGGCGAGGCTCAAGCGGGTCCCCCTGGCCGCGCTGGACGCCACGCCGCTGGTCATGCCGCCCCGGGCCCAGCTTCCGGCCCTACGCGCGGCCATGGAGGCCGCCTTGGCCACGGCCGGGGTCCGGCTGGCCACGGCCCAGGAAGCGGCTTCGAAATTCACCACGTTATCCTTGGTCGCGGCCGGCCTCGGCCCGGCGTTCCTGCCCGCCTCGGTCCGGGTGTGGAAGCGGGCGGGCGTGGTCTACCGCGATATCGACGGCGACCTGCCCCTGGTGGAACTGGCCGCCATCCGGCCCGAGGGCCGGGAGAACGCGGCCGTGGACCGGCTGCTCGCAACCATCCCGAAGCCGGCCTAG